The Plasmodium cynomolgi strain B DNA, scaffold: 0045, whole genome shotgun sequence nucleotide sequence taaacatCACAGATTTATGCATTCATTATGTAactataaaacaaaatgtaataaaaaaaaaaaaaacaaatatgtatatcaAAGGGAATACACTATTTTAaagctacaaaaaaaaaataatatatgagTAATGTTTTGAAGCAAGagatatatttacataatgtaattttttttatggtaaTAACCGAGCATacataataacataaaataatcaaCATTCTTtgtaatgtatattttttaaatttaaatttattacttGTGCTGATTACGAAAACGCTAATTTGTAGAATGATATGCTACTGTGATTCGCTTATCTTGCGTATTTTTTGGGGGAGATTCTGAGTTGTAAATGAACGTTTTTCGAGGTTCCACATCGaagtttctttttatttatgtttttctgtcgtctttttttatgaatcaATAATCCAGTGGTGATAATCTGATTTAATTaggaaaattatgaaataaatgtgATACATctatttatcatttttaatttttagaaaaaataagttatatgaattcatgtaaaaaattcacttttaatatagaaatatttactttataaaataagaaaaatatgaaaaatactCCAATGGATGCAATAACGTGTAGCATAATAGTATTAATAGGATTACTAGGACTAATAGGATTATTAGGATTAATAGGATCAAACAATAAATTGGTAAAAGTACCTAAATATGGCACATTCGTTTTCCTTATGACATCACTATCGATGATTAAATAGGCGAATACTTCATCTGCACTTTTAGGGGATTTTGTGTTTGCATTAGTGTTTGTGCATTTCAATTTAGTTATCAGATCGGGTGGATAATAgtcttttttgcatttaaaatatgttggACACATATTTGAACAATCAGAATTAGGGTTGTTGTAGCACACACAGCAGTTATTTATGTAATTCATATACAGAtcattaatataattgagATAGGCACAGTACTGATTACAATTTCTATTCTCTGCTTCAATGCAttcactaatttttttatgatttttaaaataatcatgcatatctttctctttttgccattcgtaaatatttctaccaataaaatatgaacatcTTTTATCAGATGTCAATTCTCtattaattttaatcatTGTATCATTAAGTTCATTAATGATATAATGGTTCTGAGATGTGTCAGTGCTTCTGTCGAAAATGCTCAGCATTTTTTCGTATGTCCAATAAAGCAAATATGAGCAACGGTCATCTGAAGATGTATCTGTTAGAATATCGGatagttttttaaaattagtaGCATGTTTGGCTAAAAGTAAATTAActgcttctttattttcttccataGAATTTGGAATTTCACAATATTTAGCACATATATCATCATCGACAATCTCattgttcaatttttcatatttatcatGAGCACTTAACATttctaatatatttttctaaaaataaaaaataaattatatatgtatttaaatCATTCTTGGACAGAAATCTTTCGTGATTTGTTCGATGTGTAATATTTTCCTaataatttagaaaattgttcttaataaataaataataccGTACATATTCATGATGTCTTGGTAGAAATTCACTTATGTTGTACACTTTAATAGCTTGGCATGAATCTCTAGCTCTTTGGgaagttttttcctttaaatcTTGGATTAATGATATGATTGGAGGCAAAtctaataaattattatcttttaattcatcatttgtcctttttattttatcatattttatccaaaattttgtcaactctttataaaatttacttgtatttgttttattatatatatcaatgcctttattaaaaaaatcaacacattttttagcatattGTTTACATGTTTCTCCACCTTTTATAGCATTATCTAATTCATTATAACTAATATACAAATTATGCAGGATATCCATTTCTTCATAAAGATCACTATCCAtatcaaataatttatcCTTCAATCCATTGTATACCATGTGTTCATAAGACCCTTCATTCAAATGTTGTTCAAGAAATTGCGTAAATTCTTTAACCGttttcatcaatttttttaattccatgTTTaaccaataatttaaatatgttatatatttactgCGACCGaaagaattaattttacTATCATTATTCAAATTCAAGGTATAGGTTATAAAgcttttacaaatatttctaattttattgttttcAGGGGTACCATCTTCATTAGATGTATAGCAACATTGTGTGTAATCTTCCATAGAATAACTTCTGTTATCACTGTTCTGCTTCATTTCTTCATACTTAGATAAATCATCAAAAACGCTAtactaaaataaaaaatatatatataagtatgtGTATACATTAATAGAAAGAgagacatatatatacagataaaaaattatttccaataaatcattttttaattattacaATAATACAtagataattatataaaatatttcgatAAACTACGATTGCACGattatttgataaaaatgcaactaatttcatttaaattaatcgttGTTATATTTGTAAATACCTCACGTGTGTTTTTCAAGctttttctgtatttttctcttaattCATATGTGGTTATACTATCTACCCTATATAAGGGATTTTTATGGTAATCTCTGCAAAGACTTTTAAGCAAATTTAATTCAccattattaaatttattttggaaTTTCTCTAGTTCGTTCCTATAAGATGAAAATGATGTTAAATTATACTgttgttgaatttttttgtataactcaaaaatatacattatgtACTGGCAATATTCCTTAAAATTCCTATTTTCACGCTTTAGATTAAgttttatattatcataatattccaaaaaatcatataataatttcttaTTTTGCAATTCTTCCTTATCAAATACTCTTGAATAGTGTCTCtcaaatgtatattttttgccttttacaaaaactaATTCTTCTAAAAGGATctgtaatttattataaatccAATGTATAtggaatatattataattatctTCATTTAATTTCCCATATAACCAATAGATAAAAGATTTACAACTATATTGACAATTCTGATCACTAGATCCTGAACAAAATTCATTAAAATGttctattatatatttcattttacgaCAAAGTTTAGTAATCTTACTTTTAGAATCAGATTCTGTTTTTAAATCAATAATAagttcatttgtttttacatCACATAGTTCATCTTGACTTAATGATTCGTTCGCATTGTCAAACTTACTATAAAGCTGATATAATTCGGATTTTGTAGTATGTTCAGCCtaagaattaaaaagaaaattaaagtttataaattaatatttctttattctaATACAAAAATCTTAGCATATCATTTAAAagatttaaaattataaagtaAAATCCTACAAAGGGTcttttatacaaaaaaattaaaatttacatCTTCTTTGATCAATGATATTACGTTCGTTACGACGGATTCATTACTCATtataaataacatatataaaataaattatgtcTTTATAAGCGTCTATTTACGAAAAATTGTATTGTATTATCTGTTTaagtattatataatatataatatattttgataCTTAAGGaaactaaatatatatgttatattataGCACAAATGTTTTATAACTGTATTTTATGATTTAATAGTAGCATTATAGGTTTCGTATTCCGGGTATAGAGTTCAGGGATTAGGTTTAGTATTTAGAATTTTAGGGGTCAGGATTTATGTTTTTGGTTTTAGATTTAGGATTCACGGGGTAGCTACGATGTATCGGTCAGCATCTTATGCGTTTGGAAAAGCTGTTTgggttatattattttatatcctGATCTGGAAGCAAGAAATAACTTGCAGGAACGTAAGCCAAAATGCGTGTAAATGTACTGTGTATTTATCTTCTGATGAATGAAGGaaaattcattaattt carries:
- a CDS encoding hypothetical protein (putative), whose amino-acid sequence is MKQNSDNRSYSMEDYTQCCYTSNEDGTPENNKIRNICKSFITYTLNLNNDSKINSFGRSKYITYLNYWLNMELKKLMKTVKEFTQFLEQHLNEGSYEHMVYNGLKDKLFDMDSDLYEEMDILHNLYISYNELDNAIKGGETCKQYAKKCVDFFNKGIDIYNKTNTSKFYKELTKFWIKYDKIKRTNDELKDNNLLDLPPIISLIQDLKEKTSQRARDSCQAIKVYNISEFLPRHKNILEMLSAHDKYEKLNNEIVDDDICAKYCEIPNSMEENKEAVNLLLAKHATNFKKLSDILTDTSSDDRCSYLLYWTYEKMLSIFDRSTDTSQNHYIINELNDTMIKINRELTSDKRCSYFIGRNIYEWQKEKDMHDYFKNHKKISECIEAENRNCNQYCAYLNYINDLYMNYINNCCVCYNNPNSDCSNMCPTYFKCKKDYYPPDLITKLKCTNTNANTKSPKSADEVFAYLIIDSDVIRKTNVPYLGTFTNLLFDPINPNNPISPSNPINTIMLHVIASIGVFFIFFLFYKVNISILKVNFLHEFI